One window of Equus asinus isolate D_3611 breed Donkey chromosome 7, EquAss-T2T_v2, whole genome shotgun sequence genomic DNA carries:
- the PNMA1 gene encoding paraneoplastic antigen Ma1 has product MAMTLLEDWCRGMDVNSQRALLVWGIPVNCDEAEIEETLQAAMPQVPYRVLGRMFWREENAKAALLELTGAIDYAAIPREMPGKGGVWKVVFKPPTSDAEFLERLHLFLAREGWTVQDVARVLGFQNPAPAPGPDMPAEMLNYILDNVIQPLVESIWYKKLTLFSGRDIPGPGEETFDPWLEHTNEVIEEWQVSDLEKRRRLMESLRGPAADVIRILKTNNPAITTAECLKALEQVFGSVESSRDAQVRFLNTYQNPGEKLSAYVIRLEPLLQKVVEKGAIDKDNVNQARLEQVIAGANHSGAIRRQLWLTGAAEGPAPNLFQLLVQIREEEAKEEEEEAEAALLQLGLEGHF; this is encoded by the coding sequence ATGGCGATGACACTGTTGGAAGACTGGTGCAGGGGCATGGATGTGAACTCCCAGAGAGCGCTGCTGGTCTGGGGGATCCCCGTGAACTGTGATGAGGCTGAAATCGAAGAGACCCTCCAGGCTGCGATGCCCCAGGTGCCCTATCGAGTGCTTGGGAGAATGTTCTGGAGGGAAGAGAATGCGAAGGCAGCCTTGTTAGAGCTCACTGGCGCTATCGATTACGCCGCGATCCCCAGGGAGATGCCGGGTAAGGGGGGCGTCTGGAAAGTGGTCTTTAAGCCCCCGACTTCCGATGCTGAATTTTTAGAAAGGTTACACCTCTTCCTAGCGAGAGAGGGGTGGACCGTGCAAGATGTTGCCCGTGTCCTAGGGTTTCAGAACCCCGCTCCGGCCCCAGGCCCAGATATGCCAGCAGAgatgttaaattatattttggataatGTTATTCAGCCTCTTGTTGAGTCCATATGGTACAAGAAGCTGACGCTGTTCTCAGGGAGGGACATCCCGGGGCCTGGGGAGGAGACCTTTGATCCCTGGCTGGAGCACACTAATGAGGTCATAGAGGAGTGGCAGGTGTCCGATTTAGAAAAGAGGCGGCGGTTGATGGAGAGTCTTAGAGGCCCCGCCGCTGATGTCATCCGCATCCTCAAGACTAACAACCCTGCGATAACCACCGCTGAATGCCTGAAGGCGCTGGAGCAGGTGTTTGGGAGCGTCGAGAGCTCTAGGGACGCGCAGGTCAGATTTCTGAACACTTACCAGAACCCGGGAGAAAAGTTATCTGCTTATGTCATTCGTCTGGAGCCTCTGCTGCAGAAGGTGGTGGAGAAGGGGGCCATAGATAAAGATAACGTGAACCAGGCCCGTCTGGAGCAGGTCATTGCCGGGGCCAACCACAGCGGGGCCATCCGAAGGCAGCTGTGGCTGACCGGGGCTGCGGAAGGGCCGGCCCCTAACCTCTTTCAGTTGCTGGTGCAGATCCGCGAGGAGGAggccaaggaggaggaggaggaggccgagGCCGCCCTCCTGCAGTTAGGCCTGGAGGGCCACTTCTGA